In Gemmatimonadota bacterium, a genomic segment contains:
- a CDS encoding ATP-binding cassette domain-containing protein — MISVEGVTKRYGSVTAVDGLSFEVGVGEVVGFLGPNGAGKTTTMRMITGTLQPDEGRILFDGEPIADNLTEAKRRVGYLPEANPLYDEMLVVEYLEHVADLRAMSAAEARAGIANAAEETGLDAVFFRPIGECSKGYRQRIGLAAAILHHPEILVLDEPTEGLDPNQRVEIRRLVSDLGRRRTVLLSTHVMQEVEATCSRLVILHRGKLRKQGTAEELRADREGIASYVVELARGEDNVAGSEGAESSAAIHGALGALDGVASVKVESANGRTRARLESRPGAEHLGPEIFALTRDRGWTLWEMRRESDSLEDVFRELTRDGDADLLQTTIEEAGVTEEDS; from the coding sequence ATGATTTCAGTTGAAGGAGTCACGAAGCGATACGGCTCCGTCACGGCGGTCGACGGCCTCAGTTTCGAGGTCGGGGTCGGCGAGGTGGTGGGCTTTCTGGGTCCCAACGGCGCGGGCAAGACGACGACCATGCGCATGATCACCGGCACCCTCCAGCCGGACGAAGGCCGGATCCTGTTCGACGGCGAGCCGATCGCCGACAACCTGACCGAGGCCAAGCGCCGGGTCGGCTACCTACCGGAGGCCAACCCGCTCTACGACGAGATGCTGGTCGTCGAGTATCTCGAGCATGTGGCCGATCTGCGCGCCATGAGCGCGGCCGAAGCCCGGGCCGGGATCGCGAACGCCGCCGAAGAGACCGGGCTGGACGCAGTGTTCTTCCGGCCCATCGGTGAGTGCTCGAAGGGTTATCGCCAGCGCATCGGGCTCGCTGCGGCCATCCTTCACCACCCGGAGATCCTCGTCCTCGACGAGCCCACCGAGGGGCTCGACCCCAATCAGCGGGTCGAGATTCGCAGGCTCGTCTCCGATCTTGGCCGCAGGCGCACGGTGCTGTTGAGCACGCACGTGATGCAGGAGGTGGAGGCGACCTGCTCGCGGCTGGTGATTCTCCATCGAGGCAAGCTGCGGAAGCAGGGGACGGCCGAGGAGCTGCGGGCCGACCGCGAGGGGATCGCTAGCTACGTGGTGGAGCTTGCACGAGGAGAGGATAACGTGGCTGGAAGCGAAGGTGCCGAGAGCAGTGCCGCCATTCACGGTGCGCTCGGGGCTCTCGACGGGGTCGCGAGCGTAAAGGTCGAGTCCGCGAACGGCCGCACGCGGGCCCGCCTGGAGTCCCGCCCGGGAGCCGAGCACCTGGGACCGGAGATCTTCGCTCTCACCCGCGACCGCGGCTGGACGCTTTGGGAGATGCGCCGGGAGAGCGATTCTCTGGAGGACGTCTTCCGGGAGCTCACTCGGGACGGAGACGCGGACCTTCTTCAGACGACTATCGAGGAAGCAGGCGTCACCGAGGAGGATTCATGA
- a CDS encoding DUF72 domain-containing protein, whose product MNLHTGTSGFSYKEWKGPFYPEKLPAGKMLAHYSERLRAVEINNTFYRLPKAEVLEKWRNTVGPRFRFSLKASRRITHFSRLRESAYEPTEYLLDTVRTLGESLGALLFQLPPNLKADHELLAGFLARLPEDVPAAFEFRNDSWNTDGTNELLRRHKVALVRSDTDDADADAPLVSTAPWGYVRLHRSAYSETELDSWAERIRRTGWDRAFVFFKHEDDAAGPRLAEDFATRFEGESGSG is encoded by the coding sequence ATGAACCTGCACACCGGAACCAGCGGATTCAGCTACAAGGAGTGGAAGGGCCCCTTCTACCCCGAGAAGCTGCCTGCCGGCAAGATGCTCGCCCACTATTCGGAGCGGCTGCGGGCGGTCGAGATCAACAACACCTTCTACCGGCTTCCCAAGGCCGAGGTGCTTGAGAAGTGGCGGAACACCGTCGGACCGAGGTTCCGATTTTCACTCAAGGCCTCCCGGCGCATCACCCACTTCTCGCGCCTTCGGGAGAGCGCCTACGAGCCGACCGAGTACCTGCTCGACACCGTCCGGACGCTGGGCGAGAGCCTGGGCGCGCTCCTCTTCCAACTGCCGCCCAATCTGAAGGCGGACCACGAGCTTCTCGCCGGCTTCCTCGCCCGGCTGCCCGAAGACGTGCCCGCCGCGTTCGAGTTCCGGAACGACTCGTGGAACACGGACGGCACGAACGAACTGCTGCGCCGGCACAAGGTGGCTCTGGTGCGCTCGGACACGGACGACGCGGACGCGGACGCTCCTCTGGTCTCGACCGCGCCCTGGGGATATGTGAGGCTGCATCGGTCGGCCTACTCCGAGACGGAGCTCGACTCCTGGGCGGAGCGGATCCGCCGCACCGGCTGGGATCGCGCCTTCGTCTTCTTCAAGCACGAGGACGACGCGGCCGGACCGAGGCTGGCCGAGGACTTCGCGACTCGGTTCGAGGGCGAGTCCGGCTCGGGGTAG
- a CDS encoding Gldg family protein, with protein MKGSLTVARRELRSSFDQPTAYVLAVAFLGVSLFFAFRDMYATQTASLRSIFGLLPWIFAFLVPAVTMRAVAEERRGRTMEWLLAQPVSEADILIGKFLGNWAFVLVALAGTLPTAIGVLLVSDADPGIMVAQYVGAAFLAAQFVALGLLASALTRNQIVAWIVAATIAFVLILVGQPVVQIGLPTLISGWLERLSVISHFDNVARGVIDLRDLVYFATTSAFFLVLAIGVVSRDRLSPSRAEARRLRLGVWVVTGLVLTVNLLGSHIRGRIDLTADSLYTLSDGTRQVLGDLDDIVQIKLYASDELPPEIQIQLRDVRDLLSDMRSAAGGNLVVSEIDPEGDEEAEAEAAGYGVYPVQFNVLRDDEYVERRGYYGLVALYADDSEILQVVRRTDDLEFRLVSSIDRMTGTDRGEVAFASGFGMKGAAEVPLLSTGLGDRYEITSIEIAGDSAPPIELGEGDVLVLGGPTQPLDSLAVERVRAFMNAGGSALIFVEPILLNPQNPTQAIPVFSGIEGLLADRGVRTTGQLVADLASHSNVDTGRRSFFGPVVSPYPLWPIAMRGSDHATVSELERLSLRWATALEAEDSARITPLWVTSEAAGLKGPMEPLVPQQDWTRPREELETHMVGLAVLPLEGESEGRLVVVGDATFVEEADVQANPTNLIFLANAIDWLAQDDVLINIRSKNREPAPLVFEDDDATKELLKWGNLAGMPLLFIAIGAIRITGRRKRAMARWEEEEKK; from the coding sequence ATGAAGGGTTCGTTGACCGTGGCCCGGCGCGAGCTTCGCAGCTCGTTCGACCAGCCCACCGCCTATGTCCTCGCTGTCGCCTTCCTCGGGGTCTCGCTCTTCTTCGCATTCCGCGACATGTACGCGACGCAGACGGCTTCGCTGCGCTCCATCTTCGGTCTCCTTCCCTGGATCTTCGCGTTCCTGGTGCCCGCAGTGACCATGCGCGCGGTGGCCGAAGAGAGGCGCGGACGCACCATGGAATGGCTTCTGGCGCAGCCGGTCTCGGAGGCCGACATTCTCATCGGCAAGTTCCTGGGGAACTGGGCCTTCGTCCTGGTCGCCCTCGCCGGAACCCTGCCGACCGCGATCGGCGTGCTTCTCGTGTCGGACGCCGATCCCGGAATCATGGTCGCCCAATACGTCGGTGCGGCTTTCCTCGCCGCCCAGTTCGTAGCCCTGGGACTGCTGGCCTCGGCGCTGACCCGCAACCAGATCGTCGCCTGGATCGTGGCGGCCACCATCGCCTTCGTCCTCATCCTCGTAGGGCAGCCGGTGGTGCAGATCGGACTTCCGACGCTCATATCGGGGTGGCTGGAACGTCTTTCGGTGATCTCGCACTTCGACAACGTGGCGCGCGGCGTGATCGACCTGCGCGATCTCGTCTACTTCGCGACCACCTCGGCTTTCTTCCTGGTTCTCGCCATAGGCGTGGTGAGCCGCGACCGGCTCAGCCCTTCTCGGGCCGAGGCCAGGCGCCTGCGGCTGGGCGTCTGGGTCGTGACCGGTCTCGTCCTGACCGTCAACCTCCTGGGGTCGCACATCCGCGGACGGATCGACCTGACCGCCGACTCGCTCTATACCCTCTCCGACGGGACCCGCCAGGTTCTGGGAGATCTCGACGACATCGTCCAGATAAAGCTCTACGCATCCGACGAACTGCCGCCGGAGATCCAGATCCAGCTTCGCGACGTGCGGGACCTGCTCTCCGACATGCGCTCAGCCGCCGGTGGCAACCTGGTGGTGAGCGAGATCGATCCCGAGGGTGACGAGGAGGCCGAGGCCGAAGCGGCGGGCTACGGCGTTTATCCCGTGCAGTTCAACGTGCTTCGCGACGACGAGTACGTGGAGCGTCGCGGCTACTACGGCCTCGTGGCGCTCTACGCCGACGACAGCGAGATACTCCAGGTGGTGCGCCGGACCGACGACCTCGAGTTCCGGCTGGTTTCGTCGATAGACCGGATGACCGGAACCGACCGAGGCGAGGTCGCGTTCGCCAGCGGCTTCGGGATGAAGGGGGCCGCGGAGGTTCCGCTCCTTTCCACCGGCCTCGGGGATCGCTACGAAATCACCTCGATCGAGATCGCCGGAGACTCGGCGCCGCCCATCGAGCTAGGAGAGGGAGACGTGCTGGTGCTCGGTGGACCCACGCAACCGCTCGACAGCCTGGCCGTGGAGAGGGTGCGGGCGTTCATGAACGCCGGCGGCTCGGCTCTGATCTTCGTCGAGCCCATACTGCTCAATCCTCAGAATCCCACCCAGGCCATCCCGGTCTTCTCCGGGATCGAAGGCTTGCTGGCGGACCGGGGGGTGCGCACAACCGGCCAACTGGTCGCCGACCTCGCCTCCCATTCGAACGTGGACACCGGACGGCGCTCGTTCTTCGGTCCGGTAGTCTCTCCCTACCCCCTCTGGCCTATCGCAATGCGCGGCTCGGACCACGCCACGGTCTCCGAACTCGAAAGGCTCTCCCTGCGCTGGGCTACCGCTCTGGAGGCGGAGGACAGCGCGCGGATTACGCCTCTGTGGGTCACGAGCGAGGCGGCGGGGCTCAAAGGCCCCATGGAGCCCCTGGTGCCGCAACAGGATTGGACGCGACCGAGAGAAGAGCTCGAAACGCACATGGTCGGGCTGGCGGTGCTGCCGCTCGAGGGCGAATCCGAAGGCAGGCTGGTCGTGGTGGGTGACGCGACCTTCGTCGAGGAGGCCGACGTGCAGGCGAATCCCACGAACCTCATCTTCCTTGCCAACGCCATCGATTGGCTGGCGCAGGACGATGTCCTGATCAACATCCGTTCCAAGAACCGGGAACCGGCTCCGCTAGTGTTCGAGGACGACGACGCGACCAAGGAGTTGCTCAAGTGGGGCAACCTCGCGGGGATGCCGCTGCTCTTCATAGCGATCGGCGCAATCCGCATAACCGGCCGCAGGAAGCGCGCCATGGCCCGTTGGGAGGAGGAGGAGAAAAAGTGA
- a CDS encoding DUF4340 domain-containing protein, with translation MSDRTLRIMVGLLVVTAAAWGIATLLPEREGTPDAAGEIAAFFDEVNRAVESVRIESTAGEFELIRGDSPTGWLINGYAADSANLARFWDVIDGAAIGSLAASNPDNHERMDVTDDRAWTLEFLVGGESRTLLVGGQGARFATSYVRLPGSDEVYLLEGDLRVHMRRQLDDWRRKRLLTVDTARVARVEIERDGESYAIVRGDSAWSFADEGGALDASGLRQLMTDLNRVDAPGFLEAGDSLVAMEQAASLRALGPDGSVMGALTLGAGEGVDHLPTAGVPGGPHVPAPRGTRCGGRGRELASHFVHGTRPKRRPLPPRGNLLRSCPQGSMVIPTFEPSPPAAWAECPGDDMQSLIVQDFPAAEAEVPVPGPLAVGETVPPASDETLSLETDGMTAVRGTSVAVTDLAEVARSSGVGGLGPMAAPGLRSDSFDDAVDLASGCAEPVSSTGIAEESVPVAIPHDCADYVYSHEVAEDGLGFEVTACRLLDEYEESYTFSAGATFIVSVQNSITVTRKVCVYSDACGGNRSPVASQR, from the coding sequence GTGAGTGATCGCACCCTTCGCATCATGGTCGGACTCCTGGTGGTCACGGCGGCCGCCTGGGGGATCGCCACCCTGCTGCCGGAGAGGGAGGGAACACCCGATGCCGCCGGTGAGATCGCGGCCTTCTTCGACGAGGTGAACCGGGCGGTCGAATCGGTGCGCATCGAGAGCACGGCGGGTGAATTCGAGCTCATCCGTGGTGATAGCCCGACCGGCTGGCTGATAAACGGGTACGCCGCCGACTCCGCCAATCTCGCCCGCTTCTGGGACGTGATCGACGGCGCCGCGATCGGCAGTCTCGCCGCCTCGAATCCGGACAACCACGAGCGCATGGACGTGACCGACGACAGAGCCTGGACGCTCGAGTTCCTAGTCGGTGGCGAGTCCCGGACGCTGCTGGTCGGTGGCCAGGGCGCCCGCTTCGCGACCTCCTACGTGCGGCTGCCCGGCTCGGACGAGGTCTACCTGCTCGAGGGCGACCTTCGCGTTCACATGCGCAGGCAGCTCGACGACTGGCGCAGAAAGCGACTCCTGACCGTGGATACCGCCAGGGTGGCGCGGGTCGAGATCGAGCGCGACGGCGAATCCTACGCCATCGTGCGCGGCGACTCGGCGTGGAGCTTCGCCGACGAAGGTGGTGCGCTCGACGCCTCCGGCCTGCGTCAGTTGATGACGGACCTCAATCGGGTCGACGCCCCCGGCTTCCTCGAGGCCGGAGACTCTCTGGTGGCGATGGAGCAGGCTGCTTCGCTCCGAGCGCTCGGACCGGACGGTTCCGTCATGGGCGCGCTCACCCTGGGCGCCGGCGAAGGAGTCGATCATCTACCGACTGCAGGCGTTCCGGGTGGACCGCATGTTCCCGCTCCGCGAGGAACTCGCTGCGGAGGAAGAGGAAGGGAACTAGCGAGCCACTTCGTGCATGGCACACGTCCGAAACGACGGCCCTTGCCACCCAGAGGAAACCTGTTAAGGTCCTGCCCGCAGGGTTCGATGGTCATCCCGACCTTCGAACCGTCACCACCTGCCGCTTGGGCCGAATGCCCGGGAGATGACATGCAGTCACTGATCGTTCAGGACTTCCCGGCTGCCGAAGCCGAGGTACCTGTACCTGGTCCGCTCGCGGTCGGAGAAACCGTTCCACCGGCGTCCGATGAGACGCTGAGCTTGGAGACCGACGGGATGACTGCAGTTCGCGGAACTTCGGTCGCCGTCACGGATCTTGCCGAGGTAGCGCGTAGTTCAGGAGTAGGCGGTCTTGGTCCGATGGCCGCTCCCGGTCTCCGCAGTGACTCGTTTGACGATGCGGTCGACCTGGCTTCGGGTTGTGCGGAACCGGTGTCGAGTACCGGAATTGCCGAGGAATCGGTGCCCGTCGCCATTCCACACGACTGTGCGGATTATGTCTATTCGCACGAGGTGGCTGAGGATGGATTGGGCTTCGAAGTCACCGCGTGCCGGCTCCTGGATGAGTATGAAGAATCATATACTTTCTCAGCAGGCGCGACTTTTATTGTCTCCGTCCAGAACAGCATCACCGTAACGAGAAAGGTTTGTGTCTATAGTGACGCCTGTGGGGGAAATAGGTCGCCCGTGGCATCCCAACGCTGA